One genomic window of Parus major isolate Abel chromosome 11, Parus_major1.1, whole genome shotgun sequence includes the following:
- the SDR42E1 gene encoding short-chain dehydrogenase/reductase family 42E member 1, producing the protein MEEGNAAKERVLITGGGGYFGFRLGCAIYQKGVDVILFDVVKPLQTMPEGMKFVQGDICCLSEVEEALRDVICVFHIASYGMSGREQLNRKLIEDVNVKGTENVIQACKSRGVSSLVYTSTYNVIFGGQIIENGDESLPYLPLHLHPDHYSRTKSLAEMKVLEANGAELGNGRGVLRTCALRPAGIYGPGEQRHLPRIVSYIEKGLFKFVYGDPLSLVEFVHVDNLVQAHVLASEALRASKQHIAAGQAYFISDGRPVNNFEFFRPLVEGLGYKFPTWRLPLSLVYFFAFLTEIVHFLVGRVYNFQPLLTRTEVYKTGVTHYFSMEKARKELGYKPQQYSLDEVVEWFRSQGCGPKPRNYTMMHLVRDGGLLVVLIAMLVSWFPSAVTFSL; encoded by the exons ATGGAAGAAGGAAACGCTGCCAAGGAAAGAGTCCTCATTACTGGAGGAGGGGGTTATTTTGGCTTCCG TTTAGGTTGTGCCATATATCAAAAGGGAGTCGATGTGATCCTCTTTGATGTCGTGAAGCCACTTCAAACCATGCCAGAGGGAATGAAGTTCGTGCAGGGGGATATCTGTTGCCTGTCTGAAGTGGAAGAAGCTCTCAGAGATGTAATCTGCGTATTCCATATCGCCTCCTATGGAATgtctggcagggagcagctgaaccGAAAACTTATAGAAGATGTTAACgtgaaaggaacagaaaatgtcATCCAGGCCTGCAAGAGCAGGGGAGTGTCGAGCCTGGTTTATACAAGTACCTACAACGTGATATTTGGAGGCCAGATTATAGAAAATGGGGATGAGTCTCTGCCTTATCTACCTCTGCACCTTCACCCCGATCACTACTCCCGAACAAAATCTTTAGCTGAAATGAAGGTGCTGGAGGCAAACggtgctgagctgggaaatggGAGAGGTGTCCTGAGGACCTGTGCTCTCCGCCCAGCGGGGATCTACGGGCCTGGGgagcagagacacctcccaAGAATAGTCAGCTACATTGAAAAGGGACTGTTTAAATTTGTGTATGGAGACCCTCTGAGTCTGGTAGAGTTTGTACACGTGGACAACCTGGTCCAGGCTCATGTCCTTGCCTCTGAGGCCCTCAGAGCCAGCAAGCAGCACATTGCTGCAGGCCAGgcctattttatttctgatggcAGGCCTGTCAATAACTTTGAATTTTTCCGACCACTAGTGGAAGGTTTGGGTTACAAGTTCCCAACCTGGcgccttcccctctcccttgTCTATTTTTTTGCATTCCTTACTGAAATAGTTCATTTTCTTGTAGGGCGTGTTTATAActtccagcccctcctcacTCGCACGGAGGTTTACAAAACTGGTGTCACGCATTATTTCAGCATGGAGAAggccaggaaggagctgggctaCAAGCCCCAGCAGTACAGCCTGGATGAAGTGGTGGAGTGGTTTAGATCCCAGGGATGTGGACCAAAGCCAAGAAATTACACCATGATGCACCTGGTTAGGGATGGAGGACTGCTCGTGGTGCTGATTGCCATGCTGGTCTCCTGGTTTCCATCTGCAGTGACATTTTCACTCTGA